The following are from one region of the Paenibacillus sp. KS-LC4 genome:
- a CDS encoding HAMP domain-containing methyl-accepting chemotaxis protein, with product MIGFFKKRLVARIVAVVTLVIVVISAGSVVLQLANMKSAAQEAISSYNIQIAQSYVNQLNTVTYAEFAKEPKENDLFLTIRDELDDFRVRIGAMYVYFVKIDDKGTPLIMVDGMKDVDKASPINEVTDMPVEAVQALLQGKTASSQIIDNEEYGKYISSYAPITDSNGALIGVIGIDTAISVIGDIEEDIIKSSIPFYALLLFITIAAIAIVSRFVVKGLRPLKVLKDSVDKMAHGELAQANQILTAYHLRSEDEIGSTFKAMIHMSGNLNKIISDMVAGVAATTDILVDSTEQFSRNAEEMLVMSKTVDHSVQHIRQGAHTQKQGAGDSANAMEEIAKGITSISESSTAVSDAAASALATAQSGKQSMTEMKNQMENISVVAGDVAAMVEVLSGYSQEIGGALQAVRDFATQTKLLALNASIEAAHAGEHGKGFAVVADEVRKLAEASSLSVQMISDLLLGIQQESQQIGTKMGVTAQEIGQGVVITAEAEQAFTEVVDAFRIVTQRIQEVSASAEEMTAGSEEAAASVHAIAHIASGVSERSDEIYRLTSEQSVMFQKVAQTSSLLRQQTHEMSEAVKKVNV from the coding sequence ATGATCGGATTTTTCAAGAAACGTTTAGTGGCGCGCATTGTTGCGGTCGTTACGCTAGTCATTGTTGTTATTTCTGCCGGCAGCGTCGTGCTGCAGTTGGCAAATATGAAGTCAGCTGCACAGGAGGCCATTTCCAGCTATAACATCCAGATTGCACAAAGCTACGTCAACCAGCTGAATACCGTTACTTATGCTGAGTTTGCCAAAGAGCCGAAGGAAAATGATTTGTTTTTGACTATACGTGATGAGCTTGATGATTTTCGGGTGCGCATAGGCGCCATGTATGTTTATTTCGTGAAAATTGATGACAAGGGCACGCCGCTTATTATGGTAGACGGCATGAAGGATGTCGATAAGGCATCGCCGATCAATGAAGTGACGGATATGCCTGTTGAAGCAGTTCAGGCGCTGCTCCAAGGGAAAACGGCGAGCTCACAAATTATTGATAATGAGGAATACGGAAAATACATTTCCTCGTATGCTCCAATTACCGACAGCAATGGTGCTTTAATTGGTGTCATCGGCATTGATACGGCTATATCGGTTATAGGCGATATTGAAGAGGATATTATTAAGTCGAGCATTCCCTTTTATGCGCTGCTGCTGTTCATTACGATTGCGGCCATAGCGATTGTATCGCGCTTCGTCGTGAAGGGTCTTAGACCGCTCAAAGTATTGAAGGACAGTGTCGATAAAATGGCGCATGGCGAGCTCGCACAGGCCAATCAAATTTTGACGGCGTATCATCTCAGAAGCGAGGATGAAATCGGCAGCACGTTTAAAGCGATGATTCATATGTCCGGCAACTTGAACAAAATCATTAGCGATATGGTTGCAGGTGTGGCGGCAACGACGGATATATTAGTAGATTCGACAGAGCAATTCAGCCGTAATGCGGAGGAGATGCTCGTCATGAGCAAGACGGTTGATCATTCCGTACAGCATATTCGGCAGGGGGCGCATACGCAGAAGCAAGGCGCAGGCGACAGCGCGAATGCGATGGAGGAAATCGCAAAAGGAATTACCAGCATATCCGAGTCTTCTACTGCAGTTTCAGATGCAGCAGCAAGCGCACTAGCTACAGCGCAATCCGGCAAGCAAAGCATGACAGAGATGAAAAACCAGATGGAGAACATATCTGTAGTAGCTGGCGATGTAGCTGCGATGGTGGAGGTGCTGAGCGGCTACTCACAGGAAATTGGCGGGGCGCTGCAAGCGGTTAGGGATTTTGCCACGCAGACGAAGCTGCTGGCGCTGAATGCCTCGATTGAAGCGGCACATGCTGGCGAGCACGGCAAAGGGTTTGCGGTTGTGGCCGATGAAGTGCGCAAGCTGGCGGAAGCTTCAAGTCTATCGGTGCAGATGATATCGGATCTGCTTCTCGGCATCCAGCAGGAGTCTCAGCAAATCGGTACGAAGATGGGCGTTACCGCGCAAGAAATTGGCCAAGGCGTAGTTATTACGGCGGAAGCAGAGCAGGCTTTTACCGAAGTGGTGGATGCCTTCCGTATCGTGACGCAGCGCATTCAAGAAGTTTCGGCTTCGGCTGAGGAGATGACAGCAGGTTCTGAGGAAGCGGCGGCGTCCGTACATGCGATAGCGCATATTGCATCGGGCGTCTCGGAACGCTCGGATGAGATTTACCGTTTGACCAGCGAGCAGTCGGTCATGTTCCAGAAGGTGGCTCAAACGTCGAGTTTGCTTCGGCAACAGACACATGAGATGAGTGAAGCCGTAAAGAAGGTCAACGTATAA